In Mangrovivirga cuniculi, the following proteins share a genomic window:
- a CDS encoding universal stress protein, translated as MSNLVVSHILVPVNFSNASYTGLKYAIDIARQLNAKLTVLHVFNIPQPVGGLPLYVEEENDPAVFSSSIAKKFKKLEEEYLSNSGIAYELKFKLGYLETRLSAFVEQEKVDLIVLGKKNPSGFMSFLKINIVRILNSIGCPSIIVPEQFEGHFPFKNACISCDYSKKNKKKDLINSAQLLSVLSSNQVLLSVTQESLKQKFSDEKEKVMKTLRMTLPDIQTCLVPQKSNEFISKTILKKVLEIKGDLIVVFPGKHFYNGLFSESVSKSLVNNKSIPMLVIN; from the coding sequence ATGAGTAACCTAGTAGTCAGCCACATTTTAGTGCCGGTAAATTTTAGTAATGCCAGTTATACCGGTCTTAAATATGCAATTGATATTGCACGGCAGCTCAACGCGAAGCTGACTGTTCTTCATGTTTTTAATATTCCTCAGCCGGTTGGTGGCCTTCCTTTATATGTAGAGGAAGAAAACGATCCGGCTGTATTTTCATCTAGTATTGCAAAAAAATTCAAAAAGCTCGAGGAGGAATATCTTTCTAACAGTGGTATTGCCTATGAATTGAAGTTTAAGCTCGGTTATCTTGAAACACGTTTGTCAGCCTTTGTCGAGCAAGAGAAAGTTGACCTGATTGTTCTGGGAAAGAAAAACCCTTCTGGATTTATGTCTTTCCTTAAAATTAATATTGTTAGAATATTAAATAGTATTGGATGCCCTTCAATTATTGTACCTGAACAATTTGAAGGTCATTTTCCTTTTAAAAACGCATGCATTAGCTGTGATTATAGCAAAAAGAATAAGAAAAAAGATCTGATCAATTCAGCTCAATTATTAAGTGTTTTATCATCAAACCAGGTTTTGCTATCAGTTACACAAGAGTCTCTTAAACAAAAGTTTAGTGATGAAAAGGAAAAAGTTATGAAGACTCTTAGAATGACCCTGCCTGATATTCAGACTTGTCTGGTTCCTCAAAAGAGTAATGAATTCATCTCTAAAACGATATTAAAAAAAGTTCTTGAAATCAAAGGAGATTTAATTGTGGTTTTTCCCGGAAAGCACTTTTATAATGGCTTATTTTCAGAATCAGTCTCAAAAAGCCTAGTGAATAATAAGAGTATTCCGATGCTTGTTATTAACTGA
- a CDS encoding HTTM domain-containing protein, protein MINRFKNIKSWLEQPSSIAPLITFRVLFGAVMVFSIIRFYLNGWVDEFYIDPDFHFKFFGFYWIQEPSSALVLYSLYSLLLLSAIGITLGLFYRFSSAAFFILFTYFELLDATYYLNHYYFISLMAFLMIWFPANRYLSVDAFIWPKIKTKQISRWPILVIQMQLGIVYFMAGVAKLNYDWLVNAMPLKIWLPAKSNLPVIGDFLKYTSVAYVFSWFGAVYDLLVPFALSYKRTRVAAYFAVVVFHVTTAALFQIGMFPYIMIMLTLIFFPSKYHERVIFWRSNLPNISSKTNDFKIPKLSVIALSLYFVFQIVFPFRYSLYDGKLFWTEQGYRFSWRVMLMEKAGYATFYIHNKETGKYTVVDNSQFLTPFQEKMMATQPDFIIQYADYLEEVYKKKYNKNDLRVTADVYVTLNGRRSKLFIDPSVDLSDLEDSWKPKKWILPYNNNSVDEKS, encoded by the coding sequence ATGATTAACCGGTTTAAAAATATAAAGAGCTGGCTTGAACAGCCTTCCAGTATTGCTCCACTCATTACCTTCCGGGTTTTGTTTGGAGCAGTAATGGTTTTTAGTATTATACGGTTTTATCTGAATGGTTGGGTTGATGAGTTTTATATTGACCCTGATTTTCACTTTAAGTTTTTTGGTTTCTATTGGATACAGGAACCCTCCTCAGCCTTAGTATTATATAGTTTATATTCTCTCCTATTACTTTCAGCCATTGGAATTACTTTAGGGCTGTTTTATCGATTTTCATCAGCAGCATTTTTTATTCTTTTTACATATTTCGAACTTTTAGACGCAACTTATTATTTAAACCATTATTATTTTATAAGCCTAATGGCTTTTTTAATGATTTGGTTTCCGGCAAATCGGTATCTTTCAGTTGATGCATTTATATGGCCAAAAATAAAAACTAAGCAAATCTCCAGGTGGCCAATATTAGTGATACAAATGCAACTTGGTATTGTATATTTTATGGCCGGAGTAGCTAAATTAAATTATGACTGGTTGGTCAATGCAATGCCCTTAAAAATATGGTTACCGGCCAAATCTAATTTGCCTGTTATAGGAGATTTTTTAAAATATACTTCAGTCGCTTATGTTTTCAGCTGGTTTGGAGCTGTTTATGATTTGCTGGTTCCATTTGCATTAAGCTACAAGAGAACTCGAGTAGCCGCTTATTTTGCAGTAGTTGTATTTCACGTTACAACTGCCGCACTATTTCAAATTGGGATGTTTCCCTATATAATGATCATGCTAACCTTGATATTTTTTCCTTCAAAATATCATGAAAGGGTTATTTTTTGGAGAAGCAACTTGCCTAATATCAGTTCAAAAACTAATGATTTTAAAATACCTAAACTTTCTGTAATCGCTTTATCATTATATTTTGTATTTCAGATTGTTTTTCCATTCAGATATTCCTTATACGATGGTAAGCTTTTTTGGACTGAACAAGGTTATCGGTTCTCCTGGAGAGTTATGTTGATGGAAAAGGCTGGTTATGCTACTTTTTATATTCATAACAAAGAAACAGGGAAATATACCGTAGTTGATAATAGTCAATTTCTTACACCCTTTCAGGAAAAAATGATGGCTACTCAACCTGACTTTATAATACAATATGCTGATTATTTAGAAGAGGTTTACAAGAAGAAATATAATAAAAACGATCTCCGTGTTACAGCAGATGTGTATGTCACATTAAATGGACGAAGATCTAAACTGTTTATTGACCCATCAGTCGATTTAAGTGATTTGGAAGATAGTTGGAAACCAAAGAAATGGATTTTGCCATACAATAATAACAGTGTTGATGAAAAAAGCTAA
- a CDS encoding sensor histidine kinase, which yields MENEQKLFQSIFESAVEGLIICNREGEIELANKRAESLFGYDKDELTGKKIELLVPDDLKAIHRGHRRKYSQKPSKRMMGANLELYGKRKDGSEFPLEISLNHTTVEDKTLIVAFIIDITSRKKMEKDLEKNRNRLEKYSVELEQRVKQRTLELEKSNINLIASQKLFRTISKNFPNGTINVIDKNFNYIFVEGRELQSQGINSKDLIGKKYVHYQPGSELEEKLKNALIGQNSTHEIRNGDEYYIMYIVPLSSGHEGLIERILIVEKNITQQKNAEDNIRTSLKKERELNELKSRFVSMASHEFRTPLSTILSSASLLDKYFDLGNKEKKDKHITKIKSSVNNLINLLNDFLSLDKIEEGVITPSFHQFNLKKLIEDILDELQESLKPGQEINFKYKIEEHVILDKQLVKNIFINLISNAVKYSPVDKPILVSVYKENGLIIFEISDQGIGIPEEDMKHLFQRFFRAHNASNIEGTGLGLNIVKKYVEMMGGNISCVSEEGFGTTFKIFLEEKVVEKSE from the coding sequence ATGGAAAATGAACAAAAATTATTTCAATCTATATTTGAAAGTGCAGTTGAAGGGCTAATAATTTGTAACAGGGAAGGGGAAATAGAATTAGCCAATAAAAGAGCTGAAAGTCTTTTTGGTTATGATAAGGATGAACTCACTGGAAAAAAAATTGAATTATTGGTTCCTGATGATTTAAAGGCTATACATAGAGGTCACAGAAGAAAGTATTCACAAAAACCCTCCAAAAGAATGATGGGGGCAAACCTGGAATTGTATGGTAAAAGAAAAGATGGCAGCGAGTTTCCTTTAGAAATATCTTTAAACCATACTACTGTCGAAGACAAAACATTGATAGTTGCCTTCATCATTGATATTACTTCCAGAAAAAAAATGGAAAAAGACCTGGAAAAAAACCGAAACAGGCTGGAAAAATATTCTGTTGAGCTAGAGCAAAGAGTAAAACAAAGAACATTAGAACTTGAAAAGTCCAATATCAACCTGATTGCCTCACAAAAGCTATTCAGAACAATTTCAAAAAACTTCCCAAACGGCACGATCAATGTAATCGATAAAAACTTTAATTACATTTTTGTAGAAGGGCGTGAACTTCAATCCCAGGGAATTAATAGTAAAGATTTGATTGGGAAAAAATATGTTCATTATCAACCCGGTTCTGAATTAGAAGAAAAGTTAAAAAATGCACTGATCGGGCAAAACAGCACCCATGAAATTAGAAATGGCGACGAATATTATATTATGTATATCGTCCCACTTTCTTCCGGACATGAAGGATTAATTGAGCGTATTCTGATTGTAGAGAAAAACATTACTCAACAGAAAAACGCTGAAGACAATATCCGTACATCACTGAAAAAGGAACGAGAGCTTAATGAACTGAAAAGCCGATTCGTTTCCATGGCCTCCCATGAGTTTCGAACACCGTTGAGTACTATTCTGAGTTCTGCTTCCTTGCTGGATAAATATTTTGATCTGGGCAATAAAGAAAAGAAAGATAAACACATCACCAAAATTAAATCATCGGTCAACAACCTGATTAATCTGCTCAATGACTTTCTTTCTCTTGACAAAATTGAAGAAGGTGTAATAACGCCAAGTTTCCATCAATTTAATCTTAAAAAATTAATTGAAGACATACTGGATGAACTACAAGAATCATTAAAACCGGGTCAGGAAATAAACTTTAAATATAAAATTGAAGAGCATGTTATATTAGATAAACAGTTAGTAAAAAATATTTTTATAAATTTAATTTCTAATGCAGTTAAATACTCCCCGGTTGATAAACCGATTCTCGTTTCGGTTTATAAGGAAAATGGATTAATTATTTTTGAAATATCTGATCAGGGAATCGGAATCCCGGAGGAAGATATGAAACATTTATTTCAGCGTTTTTTTAGAGCACATAATGCCAGTAATATTGAGGGAACCGGTCTTGGTTTAAATATTGTAAAAAAATATGTTGAAATGATGGGGGGTAATATTAGTTGCGTAAGTGAGGAAGGGTTTGGTACTACATTTAAAATCTTTCTGGAAGAAAAAGTCGTTGAAAAATCTGAGTAA
- a CDS encoding glycine--tRNA ligase, with translation MANQNNQKGELLKKVASHAKEYGFIFQSSEIYDGLSAVYDYGQLGSELKNNIKSYWWKSMVQLHENIVGIDSAIFMHPTTWKASGHVDAFNDPLIDNKDSKKRYRADVLVEDHIAKIEGKIEKEVTKASKRFDDFDRKMFMETNPRVQRYLGEIETIKARLKKGLEGDLEDLKKLIEDLAIACPVSGSKNWTDVRQFNLMFDTEIGSLSEGANKIYLRPETAQGIFVNFLNVQKTGRLKLPFGIAQIGKAFRNEIIARQFIFRMREFEQMEMQYFVKPGEEMKYYGQWKEFRMKWHLALGMGEENYRFHDHIKLAHYANAASDIEFDFPMGFKELEGIHSRTDFDLKAHEEFSGKKLQFFDPKDNESYVPYVIETSIGLDRMVLSVLAHAYTEETLEDGSSRTVMKIPAPLAPYKVAVLPLVNKDGLPEKAMEIANLLKLDHNIQVDVKDAIGKRYRRQDAIGTPYCITVDYESLEDNMVTIRERDSLEQIRIPIDKIQGEINERVSINSLLKKLL, from the coding sequence ATGGCAAATCAAAACAATCAAAAAGGAGAACTCCTTAAGAAGGTTGCTTCTCATGCAAAAGAATACGGGTTTATTTTTCAGTCGAGTGAAATTTATGATGGACTTAGTGCAGTATATGATTATGGCCAGCTAGGTTCAGAATTGAAAAATAACATTAAGAGTTATTGGTGGAAATCAATGGTTCAGTTGCATGAGAATATTGTTGGTATAGACTCAGCAATCTTTATGCATCCGACAACCTGGAAAGCTTCGGGCCACGTCGACGCATTTAATGATCCGCTGATAGACAATAAAGACTCTAAAAAGAGATATAGAGCCGATGTTTTGGTTGAAGATCACATTGCCAAAATTGAAGGGAAGATAGAAAAAGAAGTAACCAAAGCGTCTAAGCGATTTGATGATTTTGATCGTAAAATGTTCATGGAAACCAATCCGCGAGTGCAGCGATATCTCGGTGAGATTGAAACTATAAAAGCCCGATTAAAAAAGGGGCTGGAAGGAGACCTGGAAGATCTTAAGAAATTAATAGAAGATCTTGCGATTGCCTGTCCTGTATCAGGAAGTAAAAATTGGACTGATGTAAGACAATTCAACCTAATGTTTGATACGGAGATTGGTTCGTTATCTGAAGGAGCAAATAAAATATATTTAAGGCCAGAAACTGCTCAGGGAATATTTGTAAACTTTTTAAATGTTCAAAAGACGGGTCGCCTGAAGTTGCCTTTTGGAATAGCACAGATTGGAAAAGCATTCAGAAATGAGATCATTGCCCGACAGTTTATTTTCAGAATGAGGGAATTTGAGCAAATGGAAATGCAATATTTTGTCAAGCCTGGTGAGGAGATGAAATACTATGGTCAGTGGAAAGAATTCAGAATGAAGTGGCATTTGGCTTTAGGCATGGGTGAAGAAAATTACCGTTTCCATGATCATATAAAACTTGCCCACTATGCCAATGCTGCCAGCGATATTGAGTTTGACTTTCCAATGGGCTTTAAAGAACTTGAAGGAATTCATTCAAGAACAGACTTTGACCTTAAAGCTCACGAAGAGTTTTCCGGAAAGAAACTGCAATTTTTCGATCCAAAAGATAACGAAAGTTATGTTCCTTATGTGATTGAAACATCTATCGGACTGGATAGAATGGTATTAAGTGTTTTAGCCCATGCATATACTGAAGAGACACTTGAAGACGGAAGTTCAAGAACTGTAATGAAAATACCTGCTCCACTTGCACCATACAAAGTAGCTGTTTTGCCATTAGTAAATAAAGATGGCTTACCAGAAAAGGCAATGGAAATAGCCAACCTTCTAAAACTGGATCATAATATTCAGGTCGATGTTAAAGATGCTATCGGAAAAAGATATAGAAGACAGGATGCCATCGGTACACCATATTGTATTACTGTAGACTACGAGAGTCTTGAAGATAATATGGTGACAATAAGAGAAAGAGATTCTTTAGAACAAATAAGAATACCAATTGATAAAATTCAAGGAGAGATTAATGAAAGAGTATCGATAAACTCATTACTGAAGAAACTTCTATAA
- a CDS encoding universal stress protein has protein sequence MNVNVSTYDAYKEDAGISAFAEDNDIDLIAIGTHGRKGLMHTISGSIAEDLVNHTNKPVWTCHIK, from the coding sequence GTGAATGTCAATGTAAGTACTTATGATGCATATAAGGAAGATGCCGGCATCTCTGCTTTTGCGGAAGATAATGATATAGATCTTATTGCTATCGGAACTCATGGAAGAAAAGGGTTGATGCATACAATTTCCGGAAGCATAGCGGAGGACCTTGTTAATCATACTAATAAACCAGTTTGGACTTGTCATATTAAATAG
- a CDS encoding response regulator, with protein sequence MKTILVIEDNEGVRENISEILELSNYYVKQAPNGIEGVKIAKNSKVDLILCDIMMPELDGYGVLHMLNKDPKTSAIPFIFLTAKTEKGDIRKGMNLGADDYLTKPFDDTELLEAVEIRLKKAEAIGKVQDGGKPGIEKLLEKAELSGMLKDLSSNFKTRHYRKGDRIFTEGDLLNYLFLIQSGKVKTTMINDDGKEYIVDIHNEGDLLGIESIIDNIESKTSAEILDEADIYLIPRADFNEILASNRELANKFIKVLSHNIIEKEEKLLKLAYDTVRKRVADALIVFKEKNEDAELLKVSREDIANAVGTSTESVIRTLSEFKKDGYIEIDKKGVIKFLHPEKIKEIRF encoded by the coding sequence ATGAAAACAATCCTGGTAATCGAAGATAATGAAGGGGTAAGAGAAAATATTTCTGAAATTCTCGAGCTATCAAATTATTATGTAAAACAGGCTCCAAATGGAATCGAAGGGGTTAAAATAGCTAAAAACAGTAAGGTAGATTTAATTTTATGTGACATCATGATGCCAGAGCTCGATGGGTATGGCGTTCTTCACATGTTAAATAAAGACCCAAAAACTTCTGCAATTCCATTTATATTTCTTACCGCAAAAACTGAAAAAGGCGATATAAGAAAGGGTATGAATTTGGGAGCAGACGACTACCTGACAAAACCATTTGATGATACTGAATTACTTGAAGCGGTTGAAATTAGATTAAAAAAGGCGGAAGCGATAGGAAAAGTTCAGGATGGGGGGAAACCAGGAATTGAAAAGCTTCTTGAGAAAGCGGAATTAAGCGGAATGCTTAAAGACCTGAGCAGCAATTTTAAAACCAGGCATTATCGCAAAGGTGACCGGATTTTTACGGAAGGTGATCTTTTAAATTACTTGTTCCTCATTCAATCCGGAAAGGTAAAAACCACAATGATCAATGATGATGGAAAAGAATATATTGTGGATATTCACAATGAAGGTGATCTCCTCGGGATTGAAAGTATAATTGACAATATAGAAAGCAAAACTAGTGCTGAAATACTGGACGAAGCAGACATTTATCTTATCCCAAGAGCAGATTTTAATGAAATTCTTGCTTCGAATCGTGAATTAGCAAACAAATTCATCAAAGTCCTTTCACATAATATAATCGAAAAGGAAGAAAAGTTATTAAAATTAGCTTATGATACTGTTCGCAAGCGCGTTGCGGATGCTTTAATCGTTTTCAAAGAGAAAAACGAAGATGCAGAACTACTCAAAGTTTCAAGAGAAGATATCGCTAACGCAGTAGGAACGAGTACTGAATCAGTAATTAGAACATTGTCAGAATTCAAAAAAGACGGATACATAGAAATCGACAAAAAAGGAGTGATCAAGTTTTTACATCCTGAAAAAATTAAAGAAATTAGGTTTTAA
- a CDS encoding TonB-dependent receptor yields MKKANLFLFLCFICFLTVNGQEKFRITGKVLLEEENSEAISVQVFLENTSYSTSTDTNGKFRIVNIPAGKYTLAAFLPGYKTFKTEVLIDKNLAGLKIKLKNLDESLEEVVVSGKRNSDKALTRLEAVDNFGIYEAKKNEVIVLENVVADKASNNARQIFRSITGINIWESDCAGLQIGVGGRGLSPDRTANFNTRQNGYDIAADALGYPETYYSPALQGVERIEIVRGAAGLQYGPQFGGLVNFVMKDGPEDKEVEFKTQQTYNTLGYYNSFNSVGGTILDNKLNYYVYNRYTVGDCWRCNSDFESSNTYVTLGYKFSSDTQLKFDYTNMSYLSQQPGGLTDRQFLNDPKQSNRERNWFKVNWNLFSVKLDTRIGPQTKLNIRSFGLISSRKALGNLQRIDRPDNPDEPRSLINGEFRNIGGEARVLQHYNAFGSKSVLLIGGRFYKGTTYQQQGEASKSSDPDFTFINPDSLSSDFDHPGKNYSFFAENVLNITDKFSVTPGLRFEHIQTISEGTYTDESTNILEPIIREEEKIYERSLWLAGLGLSYKFKDNLELYANYAQNYRPVRFSDLRIDNPSVRIDPNMQDETGYNLDLGIRYAVDERFSGEVTAFFLSYNNKIGSVQRVDTENFRVYRERTNIADAIHVGVESYFEYKLLSFGTDPSINDGLSLFSNLTLLRARYQSEENKTYEGKQVEFVPEMIFRGGFNLAFRNLKSTIQINYVGQQYSDASNATQTPEAVVGEIPAYYTLDFTTTYNIKKWDFTLGINNLTNNYYFTRRAVAYPGPGIIPADGFNMSITAGLTL; encoded by the coding sequence ATGAAAAAAGCTAATTTATTTTTATTCCTTTGTTTTATATGTTTTTTGACTGTTAATGGTCAGGAAAAGTTTCGAATTACCGGAAAGGTTCTACTTGAGGAGGAGAATAGCGAAGCAATATCCGTACAGGTTTTTCTGGAAAACACTTCATATAGTACTAGTACTGATACCAATGGTAAGTTTAGAATAGTTAACATTCCTGCTGGAAAATATACTCTGGCTGCTTTTTTACCGGGATATAAAACATTCAAAACGGAAGTCTTAATTGATAAAAATCTTGCAGGTCTAAAGATTAAATTAAAAAACCTTGATGAATCTCTTGAAGAGGTTGTCGTTTCCGGAAAGAGAAATAGCGACAAGGCGTTGACCCGTTTGGAAGCCGTGGATAATTTCGGGATTTATGAGGCTAAAAAGAATGAGGTAATAGTTCTTGAAAATGTTGTTGCAGACAAGGCATCCAATAATGCAAGACAGATTTTTAGAAGTATTACCGGAATTAATATTTGGGAGAGTGACTGCGCCGGCTTGCAGATTGGTGTTGGTGGAAGAGGTCTTAGTCCTGACAGAACAGCAAACTTCAACACAAGACAAAATGGATATGATATAGCCGCCGATGCCCTGGGGTATCCTGAAACTTATTATTCTCCGGCTTTGCAAGGTGTAGAGCGTATTGAAATTGTTCGGGGTGCAGCCGGATTACAATACGGTCCTCAATTTGGTGGGCTTGTAAATTTTGTAATGAAAGATGGCCCGGAAGATAAAGAAGTTGAGTTTAAGACACAGCAAACCTACAATACATTAGGATATTATAATAGTTTCAATAGCGTAGGAGGAACCATACTAGACAATAAGCTTAATTATTATGTTTATAACCGATATACTGTCGGTGACTGCTGGCGCTGTAATTCTGATTTTGAAAGCAGTAATACTTATGTCACTCTAGGTTATAAGTTTTCTTCTGATACCCAGCTGAAGTTTGATTACACTAATATGAGTTACCTGTCACAACAACCAGGGGGATTAACAGACAGGCAATTTTTGAATGACCCGAAACAATCTAACCGTGAACGGAACTGGTTTAAAGTTAACTGGAATTTATTTTCTGTAAAACTAGATACGAGAATCGGGCCTCAGACGAAACTGAACATTCGGTCATTTGGTTTGATTTCTTCCAGAAAAGCCCTGGGTAATTTACAAAGAATAGACAGGCCTGATAATCCTGATGAACCACGAAGTCTTATAAATGGAGAATTTAGAAATATTGGTGGTGAAGCAAGAGTTTTGCAACACTATAATGCTTTTGGAAGTAAATCAGTTTTATTAATCGGAGGACGTTTCTATAAAGGAACTACTTATCAGCAACAAGGAGAAGCAAGTAAGTCAAGTGATCCTGACTTCACTTTTATTAACCCGGATTCTCTAAGTTCAGACTTTGATCACCCGGGAAAAAATTATTCCTTTTTTGCTGAAAACGTATTAAACATCACTGATAAGTTTAGTGTAACACCAGGTCTTCGCTTTGAACATATTCAAACAATTTCTGAAGGAACTTACACTGATGAATCAACCAATATTTTAGAGCCGATAATCAGGGAGGAAGAGAAAATATACGAGCGAAGCCTGTGGCTTGCCGGATTAGGATTGAGTTATAAATTTAAAGACAATTTAGAGCTATATGCCAATTATGCTCAAAATTACCGGCCTGTAAGATTTAGTGACCTAAGAATTGACAATCCAAGTGTACGCATAGATCCAAATATGCAGGATGAAACCGGCTATAATCTTGACCTGGGAATTAGATACGCAGTAGACGAGCGGTTTTCCGGAGAAGTAACAGCGTTCTTTTTATCCTATAACAATAAAATTGGTTCTGTACAGCGTGTTGATACGGAAAACTTCAGAGTTTATCGCGAAAGAACAAATATTGCAGACGCTATTCATGTCGGTGTTGAATCATATTTTGAATATAAACTTTTAAGCTTTGGAACTGATCCTTCAATCAATGATGGCTTAAGTTTATTTTCTAATCTGACTTTACTAAGAGCGCGATACCAAAGCGAAGAAAACAAAACATATGAAGGAAAGCAAGTGGAGTTTGTTCCTGAAATGATATTCAGAGGAGGCTTTAATCTTGCCTTTAGAAATCTCAAATCTACAATTCAGATTAATTATGTCGGGCAGCAATACTCAGATGCTTCTAATGCAACTCAGACCCCTGAAGCTGTAGTTGGAGAAATCCCTGCATATTATACCTTAGACTTTACAACTACTTATAATATTAAAAAATGGGATTTCACTCTGGGAATTAATAATTTGACAAACAATTATTATTTCACAAGAAGAGCTGTTGCTTATCCTGGTCCTGGAATTATTCCTGCAGATGGTTTTAACATGTCTATAACAGCTGGCCTTACCCTTTAA
- a CDS encoding TetR/AcrR family transcriptional regulator: METATREKDFKIQKRKRILFSALELFATQGYDGTSVSQIAKAAGISKGLTYVYFESKEDLLLQIINYFKAEEEIRLASLYDDDPNIFLKRLIHDFFNRIRERPEHIKLVTSLMLQVSKYKFIQEMAIDKYLTYFQLMQELLDKVGFPDSRREAKLLTAMLDGVAIQFNVVGEDYPLTETEKYILTKYVS; encoded by the coding sequence ATGGAAACTGCAACCCGAGAAAAAGACTTCAAAATTCAAAAAAGAAAAAGAATCTTATTTTCTGCTTTGGAGCTATTTGCCACTCAAGGTTACGATGGCACTTCGGTAAGTCAGATCGCCAAAGCTGCCGGAATATCCAAAGGCCTTACCTATGTCTATTTTGAAAGCAAAGAAGATTTATTGCTTCAAATAATAAATTATTTTAAAGCTGAAGAAGAAATACGGCTTGCTTCATTATATGACGATGATCCGAATATTTTTTTAAAAAGGCTTATTCATGATTTTTTTAACAGGATTAGGGAACGTCCAGAACATATTAAGCTCGTCACTTCGTTGATGCTACAGGTGAGTAAATACAAGTTCATTCAGGAAATGGCTATTGATAAATATCTGACCTATTTTCAGCTAATGCAGGAACTACTGGATAAAGTTGGATTTCCGGATTCCCGAAGAGAAGCTAAATTATTAACGGCTATGCTGGATGGTGTGGCAATACAATTTAATGTAGTAGGAGAGGATTATCCATTAACTGAAACTGAAAAGTACATTTTAACAAAGTACGTCAGTTAA
- a CDS encoding universal stress protein — MKNILVPTDFSKEAGYALQLAVDFAKKTGAKLSIIHVIEYYPTASFTTMGPAPESGMPANAFTAQMIEKVEKQFEELRTKEMFDGLDVETIVKIGNPYQNITKKIAALNADLVIMGSKGAHGMDEVMIGSNAERVVRYSKHPVITVKDPIRLEQIKSIAFATDYTETQENLLNHFDRLLEVMDAELYLVRVNTPYNFIPTRGRRII, encoded by the coding sequence ATGAAGAATATATTAGTACCCACAGACTTTTCGAAAGAAGCAGGATACGCACTTCAACTTGCGGTGGATTTCGCAAAAAAGACAGGTGCAAAGTTATCAATTATACATGTTATAGAATATTATCCAACTGCTAGTTTTACTACTATGGGGCCTGCCCCGGAAAGCGGAATGCCTGCTAATGCGTTTACTGCTCAGATGATTGAAAAGGTTGAAAAGCAATTTGAAGAACTTCGAACCAAAGAAATGTTTGATGGCCTTGATGTTGAAACGATTGTTAAAATAGGTAACCCATACCAAAACATTACCAAAAAGATAGCAGCTCTAAATGCTGACCTGGTAATTATGGGAAGTAAAGGTGCACACGGTATGGATGAGGTTATGATTGGTTCAAATGCTGAACGAGTAGTCAGATACTCCAAGCATCCTGTGATTACTGTTAAAGATCCAATCAGGTTAGAGCAAATTAAATCAATCGCTTTTGCTACTGATTATACAGAGACTCAAGAAAATTTGCTAAATCATTTTGACAGGTTGCTTGAAGTAATGGATGCAGAGCTTTACCTGGTGCGAGTAAATACCCCTTACAATTTTATTCCAACCCGGGGGCGGAGAATAATTTAA